A genome region from Magnolia sinica isolate HGM2019 chromosome 8, MsV1, whole genome shotgun sequence includes the following:
- the LOC131253377 gene encoding uncharacterized protein LOC131253377 isoform X3, which produces MASEAFRLVSPTFHNGGRIPRKYTGDGQGALKDISPPLEWYGVPEGTESLALVVQDIDAPDPSGPIVPWTHWVVLNIPPSIKGLPEGFSRKEEVVGGEYAGIKEGNNDWKVPGWRGPKPPTGGHRYQFKLYALDQMMNLGNK; this is translated from the exons ATGGCGAGCGAAGCATTCAGGCTAGTTTCACCCACCTTCCACAATGGAGGCAGGATCCCAAGGAAATACACCGGAGATGGTCAAGGAGCCCTCAAAGACATATCTCCACCGTTGGAATGGTATGGGGTCCCTGAAGGAACGGAGAGTCTTGCCTTAGTGGTCCAAGACATAGATGCACCCGACCCAAGTGGGCCCATCGTGCCATGGACACATTGGGTGGTTCTGAATATCCCTCCTTCAATCAAAGGACTGCCTGAAGGATTCTCTAGGAAGGAAGAGGTGGTAGGTGGAGAGTATGCAGGGATCAAGGAAGGAAACAACGATTGGAAGGTACCCGGATGGCGTGGGCCCAAGCCACCGACGGGGGGTCATCGCTACCAGTTCAAGCTATACGCATTGGATCAGATGATGAACCTCGGAAACAAG TGA
- the LOC131253377 gene encoding uncharacterized protein LOC131253377 isoform X2: MASEAFRLVSPTFHNGGRIPRKYTGDGQGALKDISPPLEWYGVPEGTESLALVVQDIDAPDPSGPIVPWTHWVVLNIPPSIKGLPEGFSRKEEVVGGEYAGIKEGNNDWKVPGWRGPKPPTGGHRYQFKLYALDQMMNLGNKGIRSWSMTKD, translated from the exons ATGGCGAGCGAAGCATTCAGGCTAGTTTCACCCACCTTCCACAATGGAGGCAGGATCCCAAGGAAATACACCGGAGATGGTCAAGGAGCCCTCAAAGACATATCTCCACCGTTGGAATGGTATGGGGTCCCTGAAGGAACGGAGAGTCTTGCCTTAGTGGTCCAAGACATAGATGCACCCGACCCAAGTGGGCCCATCGTGCCATGGACACATTGGGTGGTTCTGAATATCCCTCCTTCAATCAAAGGACTGCCTGAAGGATTCTCTAGGAAGGAAGAGGTGGTAGGTGGAGAGTATGCAGGGATCAAGGAAGGAAACAACGATTGGAAGGTACCCGGATGGCGTGGGCCCAAGCCACCGACGGGGGGTCATCGCTACCAGTTCAAGCTATACGCATTGGATCAGATGATGAACCTCGGAAACAAG GGCATTCGATCCTGGTCCATGACAAAGGATTAA